Proteins from a genomic interval of Medicago truncatula cultivar Jemalong A17 chromosome 3, MtrunA17r5.0-ANR, whole genome shotgun sequence:
- the LOC11434106 gene encoding protein TAPETUM DETERMINANT 1 isoform X1, which yields MCDIYIMTHLFLFFCRFLIISSSSTLFLSCYSKNLHMEPQRVVVIVTVITFFLLSSLGLLAGLGFGGGGGARTGTLMSLSYLLGFEEEGIDNNNNNYTLIHTPHRKLLPHSATERLEPNRIWGDKKCSKSDIVINQGSTAPLPSGIPTYTVEIMNMCVSGCDISAIHLRCGWFSSARLINPKLFKRLRYNDCLVNDGRPLVNGGTVSFQYANTYLYPLSVSSVVCV from the exons ATgtgtgatatatatattatgacacatctttttctcttcttctgcAGATTTCTTATtatctcttcttcttcaacgCTCTTCCTTTCATGCTACTCTAAGAACCTTCACATGGAACCGCAACGTGTTGTCGTCATTGTCACCGTCATCACCTTCTTCTTACTCTCTTCTCTCGGTCTTCTTGCTG GATTGGgatttggtggtggtggtggggctCGTACTGGAACGTTGATGTCTTTGTCGTATTTGTTGGGGTTTGAGGAAGAAGGTatcgacaacaacaacaacaactacacaCTCATTCATACACCTCATCGTAAACTTCTTCCTCATTCTG CAACTGAGAGGTTGGAACCAAACCGAATATGGGGGGACAAAAAATGCAGCAAATCTGATATTGTTATCAATCAAGGCTCAACAGCACCACTCCCAAGTGGTATACCAACATACACAGTTGAAATCATGAACATGTGTGTAAGTGGATGTGACATTTCTGCTATTCATCTTCGATGTGGCTGGTTCAGCTCAGCACGTCTCATCAACCCTAAGCTCTTCAAACGCCTCCGTTACAATGACTGCCTTGTCAATGATGGTAGACCATTAGTCAATGGTGGCACTGTTTCTTTCCAGTATGCTAATACCTATCTCTATCCACTCTCAGTTTCATCTGTAGTATGCGTTTGA
- the LOC11434106 gene encoding protein TAPETUM DETERMINANT 1 isoform X2, with protein MEPQRVVVIVTVITFFLLSSLGLLAGLGFGGGGGARTGTLMSLSYLLGFEEEGIDNNNNNYTLIHTPHRKLLPHSATERLEPNRIWGDKKCSKSDIVINQGSTAPLPSGIPTYTVEIMNMCVSGCDISAIHLRCGWFSSARLINPKLFKRLRYNDCLVNDGRPLVNGGTVSFQYANTYLYPLSVSSVVCV; from the exons ATGGAACCGCAACGTGTTGTCGTCATTGTCACCGTCATCACCTTCTTCTTACTCTCTTCTCTCGGTCTTCTTGCTG GATTGGgatttggtggtggtggtggggctCGTACTGGAACGTTGATGTCTTTGTCGTATTTGTTGGGGTTTGAGGAAGAAGGTatcgacaacaacaacaacaactacacaCTCATTCATACACCTCATCGTAAACTTCTTCCTCATTCTG CAACTGAGAGGTTGGAACCAAACCGAATATGGGGGGACAAAAAATGCAGCAAATCTGATATTGTTATCAATCAAGGCTCAACAGCACCACTCCCAAGTGGTATACCAACATACACAGTTGAAATCATGAACATGTGTGTAAGTGGATGTGACATTTCTGCTATTCATCTTCGATGTGGCTGGTTCAGCTCAGCACGTCTCATCAACCCTAAGCTCTTCAAACGCCTCCGTTACAATGACTGCCTTGTCAATGATGGTAGACCATTAGTCAATGGTGGCACTGTTTCTTTCCAGTATGCTAATACCTATCTCTATCCACTCTCAGTTTCATCTGTAGTATGCGTTTGA